The genome window GGCTCGCCGGGGGCCACCGCATGCGGTGGCGCAGGCGCATCTGGTGGCAGCCGACGAAGTGATGGCCGACCTGATTGCACGGCTGGGCGACTGCACGCTGTGGCATACGCCGCGCGAAGCCTTTCCAACGCTGTGCAGCGCCATCATCGGCCAGCAGATCTCGACGCGCGCCGCGGCCACGGTCGAGGCGCGCCTGCGCGAAGCGCTGGGCGGGCAGCTCGAAGCGCGGGCGCTGCTGCGCGCCGACGAGGCCACACTGCGTGGCGCCGGCCTGTCCACCGCCAAGGCGCGCTACCTGCGCGCGCTGGCCGAAGCCCGGGACACGGTCACCGTCGATGCGCTGCAGCCGCTGGACGACGCGGCGGCGACGAAGCAGCTCACCGCCATCCACGGCATCGGTCCCTGGACGGCGGAGATGTTCCTGATCTTCGTGCTGCAGCGCCCGGATGTCTTCTCCATGGGTGACGTCGGCCTGCGCAACATGATCAACCGCCTCTACGCCGGCGGCGCCAAGCTCGACGCGCGCGCCACGCGCGCCATCACCGAGCGCTGGGCGCCCTGGCGCTCCATCGCCTGCTGGTATCTGTGGCGGCTCACCGACGGCGACGACGGCGTGTGGCAGTAGCCGGCTTGCGGCGCTAGCATCGGGGACCAGACAGCAGCGGAGCGCAGCGCATGGCGGGCGGCTGGACCAACGACGGCGCGGTACAGGATCAGATCGACGATTCGGTCTCCGATGCTGTCGAGCGCGCGCGCAGCCAGCTGGGCAACGGCGCAGCCCGCAGCCACTGCGAGGAATGCGGCGAGCCGATCCCCGAGGCCCGGCGCCGTGCCGTGCCCGGCGCCCGCTGCTGCATCGCCTGCCAGGCTGAACGCGACGCGCGCCGTGATGGCGCCGGCGGCGTCAACCGGCGCGCCAGCAAGGACAGCCTGCTGCGCTGAGGCGGCGTATCAGCCGACGAGACCGAGAACGCCGTTGACGATCAGATAGCCGGCAACGATGTAGTTGAGCAGCCGCGGCATGGCGAGGATGGCGATGCCGGCGGCGAGCGAGACGACCGGCACGAGCGTGGCGGCGGAAATGGTAAGTGTCATGGCAGTCTTCTTTGAAGTGGTCTGCAAAGAATGGTTGCTGGCCACCGCGCACGCAACGCCAGCGCGTCCGCCGCCTGCGCACCGTCCAGGAGAGGGCTTCAGCGTTGCGCGTCGAAGAAGCGCATCAGCGCACGCGCACCGGATTCGGGAAGCTCGGCCTGCCAGAAATGGCCAGCGAAGGGCAGCAGCTCGGGCCGGGCGTCGTCGCCGCCCAGATCCTGTGCGAGGCGCACCGCCCAGGACACGGGCAGGAAGCGGTCCTGCGCGGCCCACAGCACGTGTGCCGGCTTGTCCCAGGCGCGCAGGGTCGCTTCGGCCTCGATGGTGTAGCGCGCCGATTGCGCAGTGACGTAGCCGATCCAGGCATCCAGCGCCGGCCCGCCTTCGTCCAGCGCACGAAACCAATCGCGCTTCAGGGCCTGCGGGATACTGCCGCGGAAGACCGTCCAGGGCAGCACCATGCCCAACGTTGCCTGCATCAAGCGCAAACGGGACAGCCACGGCACCCAGCCCCAGCGACCGAGCACAGCGGAAAAATCAATGACCGGCACCGGCCAGTTGTCGTAGCAGACGCAGTTGGTGAAGGCCACAGCTGGCACGCGCGCACCAAACCTGCGCAGGAATTCCATGCCATGCGAGCCGCCCTGGTCGTGGAAGACGGCGAAGCTCTCGTCGATGCCGAGATGGTCGAGCAGCTCGGCCAGCATCGCCGCCTGCCCAGGGCTGGCCTGGTCGGCGCCGGCTGCGGGCATCGATTGCCCCAGGCCCAGCAGATCGGGAGCGATGCAGTCGTAATGCTGGCCGAGGATGCCCATGAGCGGCTCCCACAACCGCGACGAGGTCGGTATCCCGTGCACGAGCAGCAGCGGCGGGCCGCTGCCGTGACGCAGATAGGCGACCCGACCGCAGTCCAGATCGGCGAACTGACGGGGCAGCGAGCCCCAGGGCAGCGGTGGCGGCTCGGGTGCGAGCGCGCGTTCCGGCGCACGACGACGGGTCAGCATGGGGTGCTCCTCAAGGCTAGCGGAGCCCACATTGTGGCCGCAGCGTCGCGCCAGCACAGCTACCCGGGCGGGTTGTGAACACTTGTTGACATCCGGAGTCGGCGCGGCTAGGGTGTGCACATATGTTCACAACCGGAACCACGAACATGCCCGCATTCGCCACACCTCAGAACGCCCAGCGCCGGCTGCAGCCGATCCTTCGCTCGAAGTTGATCGCGCGGCTGACAACGCCGCACGGCGTCGACCGCTATCTGGAGCAGATCGACCCGCTGTGGTCGGCCTTCGAGACGCGCGCCCGCGTCACAGAGGTTACCCGTCAGACGGCGGATACCGTCACCCTGCGCCTGCAGCCCAACGCCAACTGGCAAGGCTTCGTGCCGGGCCAGTATCTGCAGCTGAGCGTGGACATCGACGGTCGCCGCTACACGCGCTGCTTCTCGCCGGCCAACTCCTGCCACGCCAAGGACGGCCACATCGAGCTGACCGCGCGTATCAACCCGGAGGGCACACTCACGCGCCACCTGCGCGACCACGCCCACGCCGGCATGATCGTTGGGCTGT of Algiphilus aromaticivorans DG1253 contains these proteins:
- a CDS encoding alpha/beta fold hydrolase, producing the protein MLTRRRAPERALAPEPPPLPWGSLPRQFADLDCGRVAYLRHGSGPPLLLVHGIPTSSRLWEPLMGILGQHYDCIAPDLLGLGQSMPAAGADQASPGQAAMLAELLDHLGIDESFAVFHDQGGSHGMEFLRRFGARVPAVAFTNCVCYDNWPVPVIDFSAVLGRWGWVPWLSRLRLMQATLGMVLPWTVFRGSIPQALKRDWFRALDEGGPALDAWIGYVTAQSARYTIEAEATLRAWDKPAHVLWAAQDRFLPVSWAVRLAQDLGGDDARPELLPFAGHFWQAELPESGARALMRFFDAQR
- a CDS encoding DNA-3-methyladenine glycosylase family protein — protein: MAADEVMADLIARLGDCTLWHTPREAFPTLCSAIIGQQISTRAAATVEARLREALGGQLEARALLRADEATLRGAGLSTAKARYLRALAEARDTVTVDALQPLDDAAATKQLTAIHGIGPWTAEMFLIFVLQRPDVFSMGDVGLRNMINRLYAGGAKLDARATRAITERWAPWRSIACWYLWRLTDGDDGVWQ
- a CDS encoding DksA/TraR family C4-type zinc finger protein, whose product is MAGGWTNDGAVQDQIDDSVSDAVERARSQLGNGAARSHCEECGEPIPEARRRAVPGARCCIACQAERDARRDGAGGVNRRASKDSLLR
- a CDS encoding DUF3096 domain-containing protein — encoded protein: MTLTISAATLVPVVSLAAGIAILAMPRLLNYIVAGYLIVNGVLGLVG